The following coding sequences lie in one Sphingobium sp. KCTC 72723 genomic window:
- a CDS encoding alkene reductase gives MSSLFDSIQIGDVSAPNRIVMAPLTRGRATRDHVPTPIMVDYYRQRASAGLIISEATGISRQGLGWPYAPGLWSDEQVTAWQPVTQAVHDAGGRIIAQLWHMGRQVHSAVTGEQPVSSSATATAGDAHTYEGKAPFETARPLSVDEIPALIETYVVAARNAIRAGFDGVQIHAANGYLIDQFLRDNANFRTDQYGGSVGNRVRLLREVTQAVVDAIGADKVSVRLSPNGDSQGVNDSDPAPLFAHAADVLNAIGIASLELREPGPDGTFGATDVPRLSPLIRQHFNGVLILNSDYDKDRAQADLASGLADAISFGRPLMANPDLVERLRLDAPLNPPQEMATWYGPGVAGYTDYPTLEQERATA, from the coding sequence ATGAGCAGCCTGTTCGATTCCATCCAGATTGGTGACGTTTCCGCGCCCAACCGCATCGTCATGGCACCACTGACCCGTGGCCGCGCGACCCGCGACCATGTGCCGACCCCGATCATGGTCGATTATTATCGCCAGCGCGCGTCGGCGGGCCTGATCATCAGCGAAGCGACCGGCATTTCGCGGCAGGGGCTGGGCTGGCCCTATGCGCCGGGCCTGTGGTCGGACGAGCAAGTGACGGCGTGGCAACCAGTGACGCAGGCGGTGCATGACGCGGGCGGGCGGATCATCGCCCAACTGTGGCATATGGGCCGTCAGGTACATAGCGCGGTGACCGGCGAGCAGCCCGTATCGTCCAGCGCCACCGCCACGGCGGGCGACGCGCACACCTACGAGGGCAAGGCGCCGTTCGAAACCGCCCGGCCACTGAGCGTGGATGAGATTCCCGCGCTGATCGAGACCTATGTCGTGGCCGCGCGCAATGCCATCCGCGCCGGGTTCGACGGGGTGCAGATTCATGCCGCCAATGGCTATCTGATCGACCAGTTCCTGCGCGACAATGCCAATTTCCGCACCGACCAATATGGCGGCAGCGTGGGAAATCGCGTCCGCCTGCTCCGCGAAGTGACGCAGGCCGTGGTCGATGCGATTGGCGCGGACAAGGTATCGGTGCGCCTGTCGCCCAATGGCGATTCGCAGGGTGTGAACGACAGCGACCCCGCGCCGCTGTTCGCCCATGCCGCCGATGTGCTGAACGCGATCGGCATCGCTTCGCTCGAACTGCGCGAACCCGGCCCGGACGGCACGTTCGGCGCGACCGATGTGCCGCGCCTGTCGCCGCTGATCCGCCAGCATTTCAACGGCGTGCTGATCCTGAACAGCGATTATGACAAGGATCGGGCGCAGGCCGATCTGGCCAGTGGCCTGGCCGACGCGATCAGCTTTGGCCGTCCGCTGATGGCCAATCCCGATCTGGTCGAACGGCTGCGCCTCGACGCACCGCTCAACCCGCCGCAGGAAATGGCGACATGGTATGGGCCGGGCGTGGCAGGTTATACGGACTACCCCACGCTGGAACAGGAACGGGCGACGGCGTAA
- a CDS encoding COQ9 family protein, whose product MTQDLTLDEIRALLAPALARNAAFDGWRKESVAMAAADRQVDADVAQLAFADGPVDMIDAWFASIDAAMIDALPPEMLATLSIRKKIIALVEARLTLLAPDREALRRAIAILSFPTNTARAARLGWRAADVMWRAAGDSATDLAHYTKRMTLAGVYAATLLVFLDDESEGHADTRAFLARRIEGVMRFEKFKAQVKGVGGGETLSLARFVGRLRYPAI is encoded by the coding sequence ATGACACAGGATCTGACCCTCGACGAAATCCGCGCCCTGCTCGCCCCGGCGCTGGCGCGCAACGCGGCGTTCGATGGATGGCGCAAGGAATCGGTCGCCATGGCCGCAGCGGACAGGCAAGTGGACGCCGATGTGGCACAACTGGCCTTTGCCGACGGGCCGGTGGACATGATCGACGCCTGGTTCGCCAGCATCGACGCGGCGATGATCGACGCGCTGCCGCCCGAAATGCTGGCTACCCTGTCGATCCGCAAAAAGATCATTGCGCTGGTCGAGGCGCGGCTCACTTTGCTGGCTCCCGATCGCGAAGCGCTGCGCCGCGCCATTGCGATCCTGAGTTTTCCCACCAACACGGCGCGCGCCGCCCGGCTGGGCTGGCGCGCGGCCGATGTGATGTGGCGCGCGGCGGGCGATAGCGCCACGGACCTGGCCCATTATACCAAGCGAATGACGCTGGCCGGGGTCTATGCCGCGACGCTGCTGGTGTTTCTGGACGATGAGAGCGAGGGCCATGCCGACACACGCGCTTTCCTGGCCCGGCGGATCGAGGGTGTGATGCGCTTCGAAAAGTTCAAGGCGCAGGTCAAGGGCGTGGGCGGCGGCGAGACGCTGAGCCTTGCCCGTTTCGTCGGACGCTTGCGCTACCCCGCAATATAA
- a CDS encoding UTP--glucose-1-phosphate uridylyltransferase — protein MNKPIRKAIFPVAGLGTRFLPATKSVPKELLPVVDRPLIQYAVDEAREAGIEQMIFVTGRGKGAIEDYFDIAFECETLQRERGKDLSALEGTRLAPGNAVFLRQQESLGLGHAIWVARDIIGDEPFAILLPDEFMKGTPGNGCMKQMVDAYNKVGGNLVCALEIPMEQTPSYGVIDPGARDGVLTEVKGLVEKPAAGTAPSNLILPGRYILQPDVMKILETQEKGAGGEIQLTDAMAQMIGRQPFHGVTFDGRRFDCGSKAGYIEANLALALERDDLGAHIRAFATEELAR, from the coding sequence TTGAATAAACCGATTCGCAAAGCCATTTTTCCGGTTGCCGGCCTTGGCACCCGTTTTCTGCCAGCCACCAAATCCGTGCCAAAGGAATTGCTGCCGGTCGTCGACCGTCCGCTGATCCAATATGCGGTCGATGAAGCGCGCGAGGCCGGGATCGAGCAAATGATCTTCGTCACCGGGCGCGGCAAAGGCGCGATCGAGGATTATTTCGACATCGCGTTCGAATGCGAAACCTTGCAGCGTGAGCGCGGCAAGGATCTGTCGGCGCTGGAAGGCACGCGGCTTGCGCCGGGCAATGCGGTATTCCTGCGCCAGCAGGAATCGCTGGGTCTGGGCCATGCCATCTGGGTCGCGCGCGACATTATCGGCGACGAACCTTTCGCCATCCTGCTGCCCGACGAATTCATGAAAGGCACGCCGGGCAATGGCTGCATGAAGCAGATGGTCGACGCCTATAACAAGGTCGGCGGCAATCTGGTCTGCGCGCTGGAAATTCCGATGGAACAGACGCCAAGCTATGGCGTGATCGATCCGGGTGCGCGCGACGGCGTGCTGACGGAAGTGAAGGGGCTGGTCGAAAAGCCTGCCGCCGGGACCGCGCCGTCCAACCTGATCCTGCCGGGCCGCTACATCCTGCAACCCGACGTGATGAAGATATTGGAAACGCAGGAGAAGGGCGCGGGTGGGGAAATCCAGCTGACCGACGCCATGGCGCAGATGATCGGTCGCCAGCCTTTCCATGGCGTGACTTTCGACGGGCGGCGTTTCGATTGTGGATCGAAGGCCGGCTATATCGAAGCCAATCTGGCGCTGGCGCTGGAGCGGGACGATCTTGGCGCGCACATCCGCGCCTTTGCGACGGAAGAACTGGCGCGCTGA
- the rpe gene encoding ribulose-phosphate 3-epimerase: MTRPILISPSILSADFARLGEEVRAIDEAGCDWIHIDVMDGHFVPNITIGPAVVKALRPHTQKTFDVHLMISPVDQYLDAFAQAGADILTVHPEAGPHIHRSIQYIKSLGVQAGVVLNPGTPAKMLDYLIDDVDLILVMSVNPGFGGQSFIENQLRKIEAIRKMIDKSGRDIRLQVDGGIDFTTAPKAIAAGADVLVAGTATFRGGQAAYADNIRTLRGG; encoded by the coding sequence ATGACCCGTCCCATTCTCATCTCGCCCTCCATCCTGTCCGCCGACTTCGCCCGTCTGGGTGAGGAGGTGCGCGCCATCGACGAAGCAGGCTGCGACTGGATCCATATAGACGTGATGGACGGCCATTTCGTGCCGAATATCACGATCGGCCCGGCAGTGGTGAAGGCGTTGCGCCCGCACACGCAAAAGACGTTCGACGTTCACCTCATGATCTCGCCGGTGGACCAGTATCTGGATGCCTTTGCGCAGGCGGGGGCGGACATATTGACCGTCCATCCCGAAGCGGGTCCGCACATTCATCGCTCGATCCAGTATATCAAGTCGCTGGGCGTGCAGGCGGGCGTGGTGCTGAACCCCGGCACCCCTGCCAAGATGCTGGATTATCTGATCGACGACGTCGACCTCATCCTGGTGATGAGCGTCAATCCCGGTTTTGGTGGGCAAAGCTTCATCGAAAACCAACTGCGCAAGATCGAGGCGATCCGCAAGATGATCGACAAGAGCGGGCGCGACATTCGCTTGCAGGTCGATGGCGGGATCGATTTCACCACCGCGCCAAAGGCGATTGCGGCGGGTGCGGACGTGCTGGTCGCTGGCACCGCCACCTTCCGGGGCGGG
- a CDS encoding RsmB/NOP family class I SAM-dependent RNA methyltransferase, translated as MAKPPRPDDVPGLPARRAALKLLDAVMRRGDPLEIALHGACQGLADRADRALVHAIAAEVLRHLPDLDALIDGATKTLLPDDAKARMVLRIALVQVLVLGTAPHAAVATALPLVDGGPRKLVHGVFGTVTRAQPALPNPPTLPREVAARWEGQWGASMVEAAARAYAVRPPVDVSLRDSAATAHWAEQLGGTSLAPGHVRLPEGANITDLPGFADGAWWVQDIAASCAARLLGAGEGRSALDLCAAPGGKTMQLAAAGWQVTAIDQSKKRMERLTENLTRTTLSADVVQADLRNWEPDAPVDAILLDAPCTATGIYRRHPDVLYRIGPRQIADLADLQTELLARAADWLKPGGRIVYATCSLEQAEGEEQLARFLTARPDFSLVPAQVDELPVGIAPTAQGWLRTLPDTLADTGGADGFFIARLAKGSN; from the coding sequence ATGGCTAAACCTCCCCGTCCCGATGATGTCCCCGGCCTGCCCGCGCGCCGGGCTGCGCTCAAATTGCTCGATGCCGTCATGCGGCGCGGCGATCCGCTGGAAATCGCGCTGCATGGCGCATGTCAGGGGCTGGCCGACCGGGCCGACCGCGCGCTGGTCCATGCCATCGCTGCCGAAGTGCTGCGCCATCTGCCGGACCTCGACGCGCTGATCGACGGCGCGACGAAAACATTGCTGCCCGACGACGCAAAGGCGCGGATGGTGCTGCGCATCGCGCTGGTGCAGGTGCTGGTGTTGGGGACGGCTCCCCATGCCGCGGTCGCCACCGCGCTGCCGCTGGTAGATGGCGGCCCGCGCAAGCTGGTCCACGGCGTGTTCGGCACAGTCACGCGCGCGCAGCCGGCATTGCCCAATCCGCCGACCCTGCCGCGCGAAGTTGCTGCCCGCTGGGAAGGGCAATGGGGCGCGTCGATGGTGGAGGCCGCCGCGCGCGCCTATGCCGTGCGCCCGCCAGTGGACGTGTCGCTGCGGGACAGCGCCGCCACCGCGCACTGGGCCGAACAGCTAGGCGGCACCAGCCTGGCCCCCGGTCATGTCCGCCTGCCCGAAGGGGCCAACATCACTGACCTGCCCGGCTTTGCCGATGGCGCGTGGTGGGTGCAGGATATTGCCGCATCCTGCGCGGCGCGGTTGCTGGGCGCGGGGGAGGGGCGCAGCGCGCTCGACCTGTGCGCCGCGCCAGGTGGCAAGACGATGCAGCTGGCAGCGGCGGGATGGCAGGTCACCGCCATCGACCAGTCGAAAAAGCGCATGGAGCGCCTGACGGAAAACCTGACCCGCACCACCCTGTCGGCCGATGTGGTGCAGGCGGACCTGCGCAACTGGGAACCCGACGCGCCGGTCGATGCGATATTGCTCGACGCGCCCTGCACCGCGACGGGCATTTATCGCCGCCATCCCGACGTGCTGTACCGCATCGGCCCGCGCCAGATCGCTGACCTTGCCGATCTGCAAACGGAATTGCTGGCGCGCGCAGCCGACTGGCTGAAACCGGGCGGGCGGATCGTCTACGCCACCTGTTCGCTGGAACAGGCTGAGGGGGAGGAGCAGCTTGCCCGCTTCCTGACCGCACGGCCCGATTTCTCGCTTGTGCCTGCACAGGTGGACGAATTGCCCGTCGGCATCGCGCCCACGGCGCAGGGCTGGCTGCGGACCCTGCCCGACACGCTGGCCGATACCGGCGGCGCGGACGGATTTTTTATCGCACGGCTTGCCAAAGGGTCGAACTAA
- the ssb gene encoding single-stranded DNA-binding protein, with product MAGSVNKVILVGNLGADPEVKSFQNGGKICNLRIATSESWKDRNSGEKKERTEWHTVVIGGEGLVGVAERFLRKGSKIYIEGQLRTRKWQDQSGNDRYSTEVMVQGPGAVLTMLDGAPGGGQGGGGGGRSQQGVSDWGASSGGYDDFGGGNSGGGFGGGGGRSSGGGSGAARGGAGGPNFDNDLDDEVPF from the coding sequence ATGGCAGGGTCTGTCAACAAAGTCATTCTGGTCGGTAATCTGGGCGCGGACCCGGAGGTCAAGAGCTTCCAGAATGGCGGCAAGATATGCAATTTGCGGATCGCCACGTCCGAAAGCTGGAAAGATCGCAACAGCGGCGAGAAGAAAGAGCGCACCGAATGGCACACCGTCGTCATCGGCGGCGAAGGGCTGGTCGGCGTGGCCGAACGATTCCTGCGCAAGGGATCGAAAATCTATATCGAGGGCCAGTTGCGCACCCGCAAATGGCAGGACCAGAGCGGCAATGACCGCTATTCGACCGAAGTCATGGTGCAGGGTCCGGGCGCAGTCCTGACGATGCTGGACGGCGCGCCCGGTGGCGGTCAGGGCGGCGGCGGCGGTGGCCGTTCGCAGCAGGGCGTCAGCGATTGGGGCGCTTCGTCGGGCGGCTATGATGATTTCGGCGGCGGTAACAGCGGCGGCGGCTTTGGTGGCGGCGGCGGGCGCTCGTCGGGCGGTGGTTCAGGCGCGGCGCGCGGCGGCGCGGGCGGTCCCAATTTCGACAATGATCTGGACGACGAAGTGCCGTTCTGA
- the feoB gene encoding ferrous iron transporter B, with protein sequence MSALPLVALVGNPNAGKSALFNALTGARQKLGNYPGVTVERKAGRLSLSDGCPVELVDLPGTYSLDPGSPDEQVTRDVVLGRQAGEKRPDALVIVVDAANLDNHLRFALELIALGLPTIVALNMVDLATRDGLELDAAVLARELGVPVIATVAVRKRGLDHLREALGAMLGAAHVVHSPPPERDFDALRAEARRIARAGIVRETPSRRLTAAVDRVALHPVFGLALLLGLLFVMFQAVYAWSEAPIAMIEGLAEAAATATREALPDGIVRSFLVDGVINGVGSVIVFLPQILILFFFILMLEATGYMVRAAFLMDGIMAKVGLSGRAFIPLLSSFACAIPGIMATRTIADPKDRLTTILIAPLMTCSARLPVYAVIIGAFIPARDIGPGIGLQGFVLFCLYVAGIVGAMLVALVLRMTVTKGVSGGFLMEMPKYQWPHPQDILLGLWQRAVTFLKRAGTIIFASTVILWLLLSFPKVPDGSPVSQVDYSIAGRIAGGLNVILEPIGFNRDISLALIPAMAAREVAVSALATVYSIDAGDDEALLERSLGDRLKDQWPLPTALAFLAWFIFAPQCISTIAVTRRETNGWKWPLFMLGYLFALAYVAAGVTYWTARAAGL encoded by the coding sequence ATGAGCGCGCTGCCGCTCGTCGCGCTGGTCGGCAATCCCAATGCGGGCAAGAGCGCGCTGTTCAATGCGCTCACCGGCGCGCGGCAAAAGCTGGGCAATTATCCCGGCGTCACCGTGGAGCGCAAGGCGGGCCGCCTGTCGCTGAGCGATGGCTGCCCGGTCGAACTGGTCGACCTGCCCGGCACCTACAGCCTGGACCCCGGCAGCCCGGACGAACAGGTGACGCGCGACGTCGTGCTGGGGCGGCAGGCAGGCGAAAAACGGCCCGACGCGCTGGTGATCGTGGTCGATGCCGCCAATCTGGACAATCATCTGCGCTTCGCACTGGAACTGATCGCGCTGGGCCTGCCGACCATCGTCGCGCTCAACATGGTGGATCTTGCCACCCGCGACGGGCTGGAACTGGACGCCGCCGTGCTGGCGCGCGAACTGGGCGTGCCGGTGATCGCCACCGTGGCAGTGCGCAAGCGGGGGCTGGATCATCTGCGCGAGGCGCTGGGCGCTATGCTGGGCGCAGCGCATGTCGTGCATAGCCCGCCGCCGGAACGTGATTTCGACGCGCTGCGCGCCGAAGCCCGGCGCATCGCGCGTGCGGGCATCGTGCGCGAAACCCCCTCGCGCCGCCTGACCGCTGCGGTCGACCGGGTGGCGCTGCATCCTGTGTTCGGGCTGGCGCTGTTGCTGGGGCTGTTGTTCGTGATGTTCCAGGCCGTCTATGCCTGGTCCGAAGCGCCGATCGCGATGATCGAGGGGTTGGCCGAAGCAGCCGCTACCGCCACCCGCGAAGCGCTGCCCGACGGCATTGTCCGCTCCTTCCTGGTCGATGGCGTCATCAATGGCGTCGGGTCGGTGATCGTGTTCCTGCCGCAGATTTTGATCCTGTTCTTCTTCATCCTGATGCTGGAAGCGACCGGCTATATGGTCCGTGCCGCCTTCCTGATGGATGGCATCATGGCAAAGGTCGGCCTGTCGGGCCGGGCGTTCATTCCGCTCCTCTCCTCCTTCGCCTGCGCCATTCCCGGCATCATGGCGACTCGCACCATCGCCGACCCCAAGGACCGTCTGACCACGATCCTGATCGCCCCGTTGATGACCTGTTCGGCGCGGCTGCCGGTCTATGCCGTCATCATCGGCGCGTTCATCCCCGCGCGCGACATTGGCCCCGGCATCGGCTTGCAGGGCTTCGTCCTCTTCTGCCTCTATGTCGCGGGAATCGTCGGTGCGATGCTGGTCGCGCTCGTGCTGCGCATGACCGTGACCAAGGGGGTGAGCGGCGGTTTCCTGATGGAAATGCCCAAATATCAATGGCCCCACCCACAGGATATTTTGCTGGGCCTGTGGCAGCGCGCGGTGACCTTCCTCAAGCGCGCAGGCACGATCATCTTTGCCTCCACCGTCATCCTGTGGCTGCTGCTGTCCTTCCCCAAAGTGCCGGACGGCAGCCCGGTCAGCCAGGTCGATTATTCGATCGCGGGCCGGATCGCCGGTGGCCTCAACGTCATATTGGAGCCGATCGGTTTCAACCGCGACATTTCGCTGGCGCTGATTCCGGCCATGGCGGCGCGCGAAGTCGCCGTGTCCGCGCTTGCCACGGTCTATTCGATCGACGCGGGCGACGACGAAGCGCTGTTGGAACGCAGTCTTGGCGACCGGCTGAAAGACCAGTGGCCGCTGCCCACTGCGCTGGCCTTCCTTGCCTGGTTCATCTTCGCGCCGCAGTGCATTTCGACCATCGCGGTCACGCGGCGCGAAACCAATGGCTGGAAATGGCCGTTGTTCATGCTGGGCTATCTCTTCGCGCTGGCCTATGTCGCGGCGGGCGTGACTTACTGGACGGCGCGCGCTGCGGGCTTATAA
- the ribB gene encoding 3,4-dihydroxy-2-butanone-4-phosphate synthase: MSSALLDTVRTLVTDGGMSRSGLARAAGLHANSLRKLGEDDWNPTADTLGKLESYLLKREGGTALASPEEIINEARNGRMFILVDDEDRENEGDLVIPAQMATPDAINFMATHGRGLICLALTKARVDELGLGLMSRNNGTRHETAFTVSIEAREGVTTGISAADRARTISVAIDGSKGKADIVTPGHVFPLVAKDGGVLVRTGHTEAAVDVARLAGLNPSGVICEVMKDDGTMARLDDLIPFAARHKMKIGTIRDLIAYRRRHDHIVERRAETTFQSQWGGDWKALSFYNKATQTEQLVLQKGHVSPDQPTLVRMHQMAPLSDTFGAQSARSGLLARSMEIIGQEGAGIIVVLRGDEPDMLTRMLHHHAGIVQGDMDELRNYGAGAQILAELGVHDMILLTNSHHSLIALDGYDLAVVGQRPIEL, translated from the coding sequence ATGTCATCCGCGCTGCTCGATACCGTCCGCACTCTCGTCACCGATGGTGGCATGTCCCGATCCGGCTTGGCCCGCGCCGCCGGTCTGCACGCCAATTCGCTGCGCAAACTGGGAGAGGATGACTGGAACCCGACCGCCGATACGCTGGGCAAGCTGGAATCCTATCTGTTGAAGCGGGAAGGCGGCACGGCGCTCGCCAGCCCGGAAGAAATCATCAACGAAGCCCGCAACGGCCGCATGTTCATTCTGGTCGATGACGAGGATCGCGAGAATGAAGGCGATCTGGTCATCCCGGCGCAGATGGCGACCCCGGACGCGATCAATTTCATGGCGACGCATGGCCGTGGCCTCATCTGCCTGGCGCTGACCAAGGCGCGGGTGGACGAACTTGGCCTGGGACTGATGAGCCGCAACAACGGCACGCGCCACGAAACGGCGTTCACCGTGTCGATCGAGGCGCGCGAAGGCGTGACCACCGGGATCAGCGCCGCCGACCGCGCCCGCACCATTTCCGTCGCGATCGACGGGTCGAAGGGCAAGGCGGACATCGTGACGCCGGGCCATGTATTCCCGCTGGTGGCCAAGGATGGCGGCGTGCTGGTGCGGACCGGCCATACCGAAGCGGCAGTCGATGTCGCGCGGCTGGCGGGGCTGAACCCGTCGGGCGTGATCTGCGAAGTGATGAAGGACGATGGCACGATGGCGCGCCTGGACGACCTCATCCCCTTTGCCGCCAGGCATAAGATGAAGATCGGTACGATCCGCGACCTGATCGCCTATCGTCGCCGTCACGATCATATCGTCGAACGCCGTGCCGAAACCACCTTCCAAAGCCAGTGGGGCGGCGACTGGAAGGCGCTGAGCTTCTATAACAAGGCGACCCAGACCGAGCAGCTGGTGCTGCAAAAGGGGCATGTGTCGCCCGACCAGCCGACGTTGGTGCGAATGCACCAGATGGCGCCGCTGTCCGATACGTTCGGGGCGCAAAGCGCGCGCAGCGGATTGCTGGCCAGGAGCATGGAAATCATCGGTCAGGAAGGCGCGGGCATCATTGTCGTCCTGCGCGGCGACGAACCCGACATGCTGACCCGGATGCTGCATCATCATGCCGGCATCGTGCAGGGCGATATGGACGAATTGCGCAATTACGGCGCGGGCGCGCAGATATTGGCGGAGCTGGGCGTGCATGACATGATCCTGTTGACCAACAGCCATCACAGCCTGATCGCGCTTGACGGCTATGACCTGGCCGTGGTTGGGCAGCGTCCGATCGAGCTGTAA
- a CDS encoding DMT family transporter: protein MAHSTPDMRKDIPRLAFPALVLANLILPLGPVLVRLSDVGPVAAAFWRLTLALPFLLLLAAPGLRRTPPNRGEWWALLLSGLFFAADLAAWHIGILYTKVANATVFGNMSGLLLPAWALLVLRQRPTVMQGAALALATIGALVMMGGSYELSPAYLRGDLFCLLAGVLYTAYLLIVQGARGRLDSWSVLAVSSVASAPPLLAYALLLGERIMPGDWTPLIVLALSSQLVGQGLLTYAIGWFSPLVLGLSLLLQPAVSAVLGWMLFGEWLSVTDMAGTAAVAAALVLVRLPVRS from the coding sequence ATGGCCCATTCAACCCCCGACATGCGGAAAGATATCCCGCGCCTTGCCTTTCCGGCGCTCGTCCTGGCTAATCTCATCCTGCCGCTCGGCCCGGTGCTGGTGCGGCTGTCGGATGTCGGGCCGGTGGCGGCGGCCTTCTGGCGATTGACGCTGGCGCTGCCCTTCCTGCTGTTGCTCGCCGCGCCGGGGCTGCGCCGCACCCCGCCCAATCGCGGCGAATGGTGGGCGCTGCTGCTGTCGGGTCTGTTCTTTGCTGCGGATCTTGCCGCCTGGCATATCGGCATCCTCTATACCAAAGTCGCCAATGCGACGGTGTTCGGCAATATGAGCGGGCTGTTGCTGCCTGCCTGGGCTTTGCTGGTGCTGCGCCAGCGGCCCACGGTGATGCAGGGGGCGGCGCTGGCGCTGGCGACCATCGGTGCGCTGGTGATGATGGGGGGCAGTTATGAATTGTCGCCCGCCTATCTGCGCGGCGACCTGTTCTGCCTGCTCGCGGGCGTGCTTTACACCGCCTATCTGCTGATCGTGCAGGGTGCGCGCGGGCGGCTGGACAGTTGGTCGGTGCTGGCAGTGTCCAGCGTGGCGAGCGCGCCGCCGCTGCTGGCCTACGCGCTGTTGCTGGGCGAACGGATCATGCCGGGCGACTGGACCCCGTTGATCGTGCTGGCGCTGTCGAGCCAGTTGGTGGGGCAGGGGCTGCTGACCTATGCGATCGGCTGGTTTTCGCCGCTGGTGCTGGGGTTGAGCCTGTTGCTGCAACCTGCGGTGTCGGCGGTGCTGGGGTGGATGCTGTTTGGCGAATGGCTGAGCGTGACCGACATGGCCGGAACGGCGGCGGTGGCCGCTGCGCTGGTGCTTGTGCGATTGCCTGTCCGCTCTTAG
- a CDS encoding DUF1674 domain-containing protein, translating to MGLYNGKRPAHVQPPAHLSKSPPVPQPDPIDAPSRHQEDLSPVRYGDWERKGIAIDF from the coding sequence ATGGGACTTTATAACGGCAAGCGCCCGGCGCATGTCCAGCCGCCCGCGCATCTTTCCAAAAGCCCGCCGGTGCCGCAACCCGACCCGATCGACGCGCCATCGCGGCATCAGGAAGACCTTAGCCCGGTGCGCTATGGCGACTGGGAGCGCAAGGGAATCGCGATTGATTTCTGA
- a CDS encoding diguanylate cyclase encodes MRPIEPLPLHHSWPLYELHEHLAPVALDPSLARNDAALAERGLGLWHCDLKDDSLTWTAGVYDIFGLERHIPVPRALSVSLYAPESRLAMERLRTYAIRHRRGFTLDVDIHQADAGGQCAMRLVAAPVLDDLGDVVGLHGVKQLLPHGALCSKRLDPTIFVML; translated from the coding sequence GTGCGTCCGATCGAACCTTTGCCGCTGCATCATAGCTGGCCGCTGTACGAACTGCATGAACATCTGGCCCCCGTCGCGCTGGATCCCTCGCTGGCGCGCAACGATGCGGCGCTGGCGGAACGGGGGCTGGGCCTGTGGCATTGCGACCTGAAGGATGACAGCCTGACCTGGACGGCGGGGGTGTACGACATATTCGGCCTGGAACGGCATATTCCGGTGCCGCGCGCCTTGTCCGTCTCGCTCTATGCGCCGGAATCGCGGCTGGCGATGGAGCGGTTGCGCACTTACGCCATTCGCCATCGGCGCGGGTTCACGCTGGACGTGGACATTCATCAGGCCGACGCTGGCGGCCAGTGCGCGATGCGACTGGTGGCCGCGCCGGTGCTGGACGATCTGGGCGATGTGGTGGGCCTGCACGGGGTCAAACAATTGCTGCCCCATGGCGCGCTCTGTTCCAAAAGGCTGGACCCGACCATCTTCGTAATGCTGTAA
- a CDS encoding ferrous iron transport protein A — MRLTDLPLRQPAYVDTIDWSALSPAEGQRLREFGLCEGASVEALHHGGLWGRGPIACKVGRMTIAMRRNHAAAIAVRTGPEAAS, encoded by the coding sequence GTGCGCCTGACCGACTTGCCGCTCCGCCAACCTGCCTATGTCGACACCATCGACTGGTCCGCCCTCTCCCCGGCGGAGGGGCAAAGGCTGCGTGAATTTGGCCTGTGCGAAGGGGCCAGCGTCGAAGCGCTGCACCATGGCGGCCTGTGGGGCAGGGGACCGATCGCCTGCAAGGTCGGGCGCATGACCATCGCCATGCGCCGCAACCATGCTGCCGCCATCGCGGTACGCACGGGACCGGAGGCTGCATCATGA
- the ribH gene encoding 6,7-dimethyl-8-ribityllumazine synthase gives MAKFLIVEARFYDHLNDLLIEGAAAALDDAGHKYEVVTVPGALEIPGAIAMAAESGRYDGFIAIGVVIRGETYHFEVVSNESARGLMALSMDAIAIGNGILTVENEAQALTRAKRTEKDKGGEAAKAAIAMLALRDRFGA, from the coding sequence ATGGCCAAGTTCCTGATCGTCGAAGCGCGCTTCTACGACCATCTCAACGACCTGCTGATCGAGGGTGCGGCTGCCGCGCTGGACGATGCGGGGCATAAATATGAGGTGGTGACGGTGCCGGGCGCGCTGGAGATTCCCGGCGCGATCGCGATGGCGGCGGAAAGCGGCCGCTATGATGGCTTCATTGCCATCGGCGTGGTCATTCGCGGCGAAACCTATCATTTCGAAGTGGTGTCGAACGAAAGCGCACGCGGTCTGATGGCGCTGAGCATGGATGCCATCGCCATCGGCAACGGCATTTTGACGGTCGAAAATGAAGCGCAGGCACTGACTCGCGCGAAGCGGACCGAAAAGGACAAGGGCGGCGAAGCGGCCAAGGCGGCCATCGCGATGCTGGCCCTGCGGGACCGCTTCGGCGCGTAA